One segment of Pseudodesulfovibrio sp. 5S69 DNA contains the following:
- a CDS encoding tetratricopeptide repeat protein produces the protein MFKRMFQFLFFAYLLLAGVQYSALPEFAHELKAAARSGDAEAQLILARQYFEGDFGSHDPAMAARWLQRAADQGNADALNILGRFYLSGMGVERDPAKGLALLRAAADKDQAQAQSYLAYAYGKGDGVARNAAGFLHWTRKAAENGDARSRYNLARLYLLGSLVPQDVDEGRRWLELSADQGFTEAQVALGELLIRGVGRPPDLVEGCKWFAIAGAKGDSRADKRLNGIVGQMTREEKKEAARRANVWLQAKGGLR, from the coding sequence ATGTTTAAGCGGATGTTCCAGTTTCTCTTCTTTGCCTACCTGCTTCTGGCGGGCGTCCAGTATTCGGCCTTGCCGGAGTTCGCGCACGAGTTGAAGGCCGCGGCCCGGTCCGGTGATGCCGAGGCCCAGCTGATCCTGGCGCGCCAGTATTTCGAGGGCGACTTCGGCAGCCACGATCCGGCCATGGCCGCCCGCTGGCTGCAACGGGCCGCCGACCAGGGCAACGCCGACGCCCTGAACATCCTCGGGCGGTTCTACCTGTCGGGCATGGGCGTCGAGCGGGACCCGGCCAAGGGACTGGCCCTGCTCCGGGCCGCCGCGGACAAGGACCAGGCCCAGGCCCAGTCCTACCTGGCCTACGCCTACGGCAAGGGCGACGGGGTGGCGCGCAACGCAGCCGGGTTTCTGCACTGGACCCGCAAGGCCGCCGAAAACGGCGACGCCCGGAGCCGTTACAACCTGGCCAGGCTCTACCTGCTCGGCAGCCTGGTCCCCCAGGACGTCGACGAGGGCCGCCGCTGGCTGGAACTCTCGGCGGACCAGGGCTTCACCGAGGCCCAGGTGGCCCTGGGCGAGTTGCTCATCCGGGGCGTGGGCCGGCCCCCGGACCTGGTCGAGGGGTGCAAGTGGTTTGCCATCGCCGGGGCCAAGGGGGACTCCCGGGCAGACAAACGCCTCAACGGGATCGTCGGGCAGATGACCCGCGAAGAGAAGAAGGAAGCGGCCCGGCGGGCCAATGTCTGGCTTCAGGCCAAGGGCGGCTTGCGATAG
- a CDS encoding N-acetylmuramoyl-L-alanine amidase: MKQLHAANIRLLSAMVLCALAVLFLCPSPAPAASAKSYFTVGHSEFHALTRDARKAKYRSNWQNVEKTFSRCLKASPNGPYAPKALYYIGRVYEELGSRSGLKSDFRRAVDYYGRVLARYPRHGWADDCLYRRADIYARRLNETTAARLDLASIIVEYPRSDMRDKAEVALKRLGKYDWAVKKVSGGAAPKTPRPAPVRQQAVSAGLKDPSGLAHLDVVRFTSSDEYTRVVLELDAQVKYRYQVLGPNPKVHRPHRLYIDLQNSRLGHDVTAATTVSDGILRSIRTGQYSKDTTRVVLDFLNMQDYKIFPLQNPYRIVIDVYAPDGKTPAPVVAQAEPEHKTTANSDYRPPKGSKQMAGNLLEQLGLTVRTIMIDAGHGGKDPGAMAHGLREKDINLKFAKLVGGKLHAKGFNVIYTRTSDVFIPLEKRTAMANAQKADLFLSIHCNANHSSKVNGLETYSLNLAKTDAAVRIAARENAVDPRAISDLQFILTDLMVNSKIKESRDLAGDVQTSTIKRVRKSYPLNNKGTREAPFYVLMGAKMPSVLVEIGYITNKTESKRLRSDKYLDHLADGIVEGILSYKSQIERYAMN; encoded by the coding sequence ATGAAGCAGCTTCACGCCGCGAACATACGTCTACTGTCCGCCATGGTGCTATGCGCCCTTGCGGTTCTTTTCCTGTGCCCTTCCCCGGCCCCGGCCGCATCGGCCAAATCCTACTTCACCGTGGGACACTCCGAATTCCACGCCCTGACCAGGGACGCGCGCAAGGCCAAGTACCGGTCCAACTGGCAGAACGTCGAGAAGACCTTCTCGCGCTGCCTCAAGGCCTCGCCAAACGGCCCGTACGCGCCCAAGGCCCTTTACTACATCGGCCGGGTCTACGAGGAACTGGGTTCGCGCTCCGGGCTCAAGTCCGATTTCCGCCGGGCCGTGGACTACTACGGCCGGGTCCTGGCCCGGTATCCGCGCCACGGCTGGGCCGACGATTGCCTGTACCGGCGGGCCGACATCTACGCCAGACGGCTCAACGAGACCACCGCCGCCCGCCTGGACCTGGCCTCCATCATCGTCGAATATCCCCGCTCGGACATGCGGGACAAGGCCGAAGTCGCCCTGAAGAGGCTGGGCAAGTACGACTGGGCCGTCAAAAAGGTCTCGGGCGGGGCCGCCCCGAAAACCCCGCGCCCGGCGCCGGTCCGGCAGCAGGCCGTGAGCGCCGGTCTCAAGGACCCCTCCGGCCTGGCCCACCTGGACGTGGTCCGGTTCACATCCAGCGATGAATACACCCGCGTGGTCCTGGAACTCGACGCCCAGGTCAAGTACCGCTACCAGGTACTCGGGCCCAACCCCAAGGTGCACCGCCCTCACCGGCTGTACATCGACCTCCAGAACTCCCGCCTGGGCCACGATGTGACCGCGGCCACCACCGTGTCCGACGGCATCCTGCGCTCCATCCGCACCGGCCAGTACTCCAAGGACACCACCCGCGTGGTCCTCGATTTCCTGAATATGCAGGACTACAAGATATTCCCCCTGCAGAACCCCTACCGCATCGTCATCGACGTGTACGCCCCGGACGGCAAGACGCCCGCACCGGTCGTGGCCCAGGCCGAGCCCGAGCACAAGACCACGGCGAACTCGGACTACCGCCCGCCCAAGGGCAGCAAGCAGATGGCCGGGAACCTCCTGGAGCAGCTCGGCCTGACCGTGCGCACGATCATGATCGACGCCGGACACGGCGGCAAGGACCCCGGCGCCATGGCCCACGGACTGCGCGAAAAGGACATCAACCTGAAGTTTGCCAAGCTGGTCGGCGGCAAGCTCCACGCCAAGGGATTCAACGTCATCTACACGCGGACCTCGGACGTGTTCATCCCGCTGGAGAAGCGCACGGCCATGGCCAACGCCCAGAAGGCGGACCTGTTCCTGTCCATCCACTGCAACGCCAACCACAGCAGCAAGGTCAACGGGCTGGAGACCTACAGCCTGAACCTGGCCAAGACCGATGCGGCAGTGCGCATCGCGGCCCGCGAAAACGCCGTGGACCCGCGCGCCATCTCGGACCTCCAGTTCATCCTGACCGACCTGATGGTCAACTCCAAGATCAAGGAGTCCCGCGACCTGGCCGGGGACGTGCAGACCAGCACCATCAAACGGGTACGCAAATCCTACCCCCTGAACAACAAGGGCACCCGCGAGGCCCCGTTCTACGTGCTCATGGGCGCGAAAATGCCCTCGGTCCTGGTGGAGATCGGCTACATCACCAACAAGACCGAATCCAAACGGCTGCGCTCGGACAAATACCTCGACCACCTCGCCGACGGCATCGTCGAAGGCATCCTCTCCTACAAAAGTCAGATCGAAAGATACGCGATGAACTAG
- a CDS encoding metallophosphoesterase family protein: MPAIESLAVLADIHGNAAALKAVLADARARGLTRFVNLGDTFYGPLDPAGTWAVLKDLPMPAVLGNQDRILLDDAPPPAVRAVRDRLGPEPLAWLAKLPKILRLAPDILLCHGTPKDDAAYLLEDVATGLPAPRATQGVLADLLPEAGGCSLVLAGHSHHAGLAVADGITVVNPGSVGLPAYDDDQPPHVMASGSPEAAYAVVTRTDAGWDAEFVEVEYDWGSAAALARKNGREDWARWLSTGLA; the protein is encoded by the coding sequence ATGCCTGCAATCGAATCCCTGGCCGTGCTGGCCGATATCCACGGCAACGCGGCCGCGCTCAAGGCCGTGCTGGCCGACGCGAGGGCGCGCGGCCTGACCCGCTTCGTCAATCTCGGCGACACCTTCTACGGCCCCTTGGACCCCGCCGGGACCTGGGCCGTGCTCAAGGACCTGCCCATGCCCGCCGTGCTCGGCAACCAGGACCGCATCCTCCTGGACGACGCACCGCCGCCCGCGGTCCGGGCGGTGCGCGACCGGCTCGGCCCCGAGCCCCTGGCCTGGCTGGCCAAGCTGCCGAAAATCCTGCGCCTTGCGCCGGACATCCTGCTCTGCCACGGCACGCCGAAAGACGACGCCGCCTACCTGCTGGAGGACGTGGCCACCGGCCTGCCCGCTCCGCGCGCTACGCAGGGCGTCCTGGCCGACCTCCTGCCCGAGGCCGGAGGCTGCTCCCTGGTCCTGGCCGGGCACAGCCACCACGCCGGGCTGGCCGTGGCCGACGGGATCACCGTGGTCAATCCGGGCAGCGTGGGGCTGCCCGCCTACGACGACGACCAGCCGCCCCACGTCATGGCCAGCGGCTCGCCCGAAGCCGCCTACGCCGTGGTCACGCGCACGGACGCGGGCTGGGACGCGGAATTCGTGGAGGTGGAATACGACTGGGGATCCGCCGCGGCCCTGGCCCGGAAAAACGGACGCGAGGACTGGGCGCGCTGGCTGTCCACCGGCCTGGCCTGA
- a CDS encoding chemotaxis protein CheD: protein MNNTFVVGISDMKLSTNPGDVIVTYSLGSCLGVTVYDPRARIGGMVHCLLPSAAAAREKARANPFMFVNTGVAMTVRRLVDLGADKDRLVFKAAGGANMRKDRIFDTGVRNFKALMKLLDRNGRRLTAKDVGGTIPRTLFLYLDTGRVVVRSLGKESDL, encoded by the coding sequence ATGAACAACACGTTTGTCGTCGGCATCTCGGACATGAAGCTGTCCACCAACCCCGGAGACGTCATCGTCACCTATTCCCTGGGCTCCTGCCTCGGGGTGACGGTCTACGACCCCAGGGCGCGCATCGGCGGCATGGTCCACTGCCTGCTGCCGTCGGCCGCCGCGGCCCGGGAGAAGGCCCGGGCCAACCCGTTCATGTTCGTGAATACCGGGGTAGCCATGACCGTGCGCCGCCTGGTGGATCTCGGGGCCGACAAGGACCGCCTGGTCTTCAAGGCCGCGGGCGGGGCGAACATGCGCAAGGACCGCATCTTCGACACGGGCGTGCGGAATTTCAAGGCGCTGATGAAGCTGCTGGACCGCAACGGCCGGCGGCTGACGGCCAAGGATGTGGGCGGCACCATTCCCAGGACACTCTTTCTGTACCTGGACACCGGTCGTGTGGTAGTGAGGTCGTTGGGGAAGGAGAGCGACCTATGA
- a CDS encoding HDOD domain-containing protein — MSRRDEILAACEKVVAMPTCVRKAGSLLDGPETDLARLGRIIEHDPGLTANLLKVVNASDLASDRPVLTAHAALDVLRSPEVLRFFISTGVAPYYVHVIAGYDQAPSQFLQHSTTVAIASRELAAALKLDVPDYVYTAGLLSGIGKLLLGAYVQVDLREILRLVFDEGMAFDRAEERMLGINHAELGGIILERWGLPDALTRVVCHHLRPDEYDGRDVVLDLVHVGNVLAKMIGVGLGADGLNYEVSPRVVERLGITSPVLDSVSAEVVVELQSLWDLFLECSDDFCNL; from the coding sequence ATGAGCCGAAGAGACGAAATCCTGGCGGCCTGCGAAAAAGTCGTGGCCATGCCGACCTGTGTGCGCAAGGCCGGGTCCCTGCTGGACGGCCCGGAGACGGACCTGGCCCGGCTGGGCAGGATCATCGAGCACGACCCCGGCCTGACCGCCAACCTGCTCAAGGTGGTCAACGCCTCGGACCTGGCCTCGGACCGGCCGGTGCTGACCGCGCACGCCGCCTTGGACGTGCTCCGTTCGCCCGAGGTCCTGCGTTTCTTCATCTCCACGGGCGTGGCCCCCTACTACGTCCACGTCATCGCGGGCTACGACCAGGCCCCGAGCCAGTTTTTGCAGCACTCCACCACCGTGGCCATCGCCTCCCGCGAGCTGGCCGCGGCGCTGAAGCTCGACGTGCCCGACTACGTCTACACCGCCGGGCTGCTGTCCGGCATCGGCAAGCTCCTGCTCGGGGCATACGTCCAGGTGGACCTGCGCGAGATCCTGCGCCTGGTCTTTGACGAGGGGATGGCCTTCGACCGGGCCGAGGAGCGGATGCTCGGCATCAACCACGCCGAGCTGGGCGGCATCATCCTCGAACGCTGGGGCCTGCCCGACGCCCTGACCAGGGTGGTCTGCCATCACCTGCGCCCGGACGAGTATGACGGCCGGGACGTAGTCCTGGACCTGGTCCACGTGGGCAACGTGCTGGCCAAGATGATCGGCGTGGGGCTCGGCGCGGACGGCCTCAACTACGAGGTCTCGCCCCGGGTGGTCGAGCGGCTGGGCATCACCTCTCCGGTCCTGGATTCGGTCTCGGCCGAAGTGGTGGTCGAGTTGCAGTCCCTGTGGGACCTGTTCCTCGAATGCTCCGACGACTTCTGCAATCTGTAG
- a CDS encoding peptidylprolyl isomerase, which translates to MKCSRLWFAPLLLACSLILVLSVRPAQAGPNPVVIMETSMGRIMIMLSPQDAPKTVANFLKYVNAGFYDNTVFHRVINKGKGDQGMAVVQGGGYTFPVNRKRPLFPPVPNEAASGLMNVKGTIAMARADNPDSATCEFFFNVKDNPTLDYSQTASATGAGSYSQKITAGYCAFGKVIRGMDVVEKISEVQTARAGRMEDVPVKPVFIKKAYVAR; encoded by the coding sequence ATGAAATGCTCACGCCTCTGGTTCGCGCCGCTGCTGCTGGCCTGTTCCCTGATCCTGGTTCTGTCCGTCCGTCCGGCCCAGGCCGGGCCCAACCCCGTGGTCATCATGGAGACCTCCATGGGCCGGATCATGATCATGCTCTCCCCTCAGGACGCGCCCAAGACCGTGGCCAACTTTCTCAAGTACGTAAACGCCGGGTTCTACGACAACACCGTCTTCCACCGGGTCATCAACAAGGGCAAGGGCGACCAGGGCATGGCCGTGGTCCAGGGCGGGGGCTACACCTTCCCGGTCAACCGCAAGCGCCCGCTGTTCCCGCCCGTGCCCAACGAAGCGGCCTCCGGCCTGATGAACGTCAAGGGAACCATCGCCATGGCCCGTGCCGACAACCCCGACTCCGCCACCTGCGAGTTCTTCTTCAACGTCAAGGACAACCCGACCCTGGACTACAGCCAGACCGCGTCGGCGACCGGCGCGGGTTCCTATTCGCAGAAGATCACCGCCGGGTACTGCGCCTTCGGCAAGGTCATCCGGGGCATGGACGTGGTCGAGAAGATCAGCGAGGTCCAAACGGCCAGGGCGGGCCGCATGGAAGACGTGCCGGTCAAGCCGGTGTTCATCAAGAAGGCCTACGTGGCCCGGTAG
- the aroE gene encoding shikimate dehydrogenase, with protein MPRAYGIIGWPLGHTMSPALHNWGFAELGLDAHYTAWPLEPTDLPAFMERVRAEPIHGLSVTIPHKRAVMAHLDRISDRARAIGAVNTVYWDGKALYGENTDVIGVVAPLRGLDPLPRSAMVLGAGGAARAAVAGFLELGIPRVAVANRTQAKAEALAADFGVACVRWDERMDADWELICNTTPLGMSGDLEGRTPWNADRFATGAVAYDIVYNPLETRFLAEAGAAGCRTVSGLEMFLHQGLAQFRLWTGQDMDEAGARRLLLAALRS; from the coding sequence GTGCCCCGCGCCTACGGCATTATCGGCTGGCCGCTGGGCCACACCATGTCCCCCGCCCTGCATAACTGGGGGTTCGCCGAGCTCGGCCTGGACGCGCACTACACGGCCTGGCCGCTCGAACCGACCGACCTGCCCGCGTTCATGGAGCGCGTGCGCGCCGAGCCCATCCACGGGCTGTCCGTGACCATCCCGCACAAACGGGCGGTCATGGCCCACCTGGACCGCATCTCCGACCGGGCGCGGGCCATCGGTGCGGTCAACACCGTTTATTGGGACGGCAAAGCCCTGTACGGCGAAAACACCGACGTCATCGGCGTGGTCGCCCCCCTGCGCGGGCTCGACCCCCTGCCGCGCTCGGCCATGGTGCTCGGCGCGGGCGGCGCGGCCAGGGCGGCCGTGGCCGGGTTCCTGGAGCTGGGCATCCCGCGCGTGGCCGTGGCCAACCGCACCCAGGCCAAGGCCGAGGCGCTGGCCGCCGACTTCGGGGTGGCGTGCGTCCGCTGGGACGAGCGCATGGACGCCGACTGGGAGCTCATCTGCAACACCACGCCCCTGGGCATGTCCGGGGACCTGGAAGGCCGAACCCCGTGGAATGCGGACCGCTTCGCGACGGGCGCCGTGGCCTACGATATCGTGTACAACCCGCTTGAAACCCGCTTCCTGGCCGAGGCCGGGGCCGCCGGGTGCCGCACCGTCTCGGGCCTCGAGATGTTCCTGCACCAGGGGTTGGCCCAGTTCCGGTTGTGGACCGGGCAGGACATGGACGAGGCCGGGGCGAGACGACTGCTCCTCGCGGCCCTCCGGTCATAA
- a CDS encoding ACP S-malonyltransferase, with amino-acid sequence MTKTGILFPGQGSQEKGMGRDVAEADSAALDLWKLAERESGLALREIYWDGEPADMADTRALQPALTVVNLTLWLAVKDKLVPSATAGHSLGEFASLGAAGILGVEDCIRAVTLRGRLMAESGGAGHGMAAVVKLAQDRVEEIVAEAVKQSGKELRIANYNTPAQFVISGEAEALDAAEALVKEAKGRAIRLAVSGAFHSPLIREAADEFAAFLDTLDWRAPAFPVFHNATALPEPDAASIKSVMQRQMTSSVLWTQTIRAMWSAGVREFIEVGPKGVLFKMLKANLGSEEEQWTGLNVGNLQQAGEL; translated from the coding sequence ATGACCAAGACCGGCATTCTCTTCCCCGGACAGGGATCCCAGGAAAAGGGCATGGGCCGCGACGTGGCCGAGGCGGACTCCGCCGCCCTGGACCTCTGGAAGCTGGCCGAGCGCGAGTCCGGCCTGGCCCTGCGCGAAATCTACTGGGACGGCGAACCGGCCGACATGGCCGACACCCGCGCCCTGCAACCGGCCCTGACCGTGGTCAACCTGACTCTCTGGCTGGCCGTGAAGGACAAGCTCGTCCCCTCGGCCACGGCCGGGCATTCGCTGGGCGAGTTCGCCTCTCTGGGCGCGGCCGGGATCCTCGGCGTGGAGGACTGCATCCGGGCCGTGACCCTGCGCGGACGGCTCATGGCCGAATCGGGCGGCGCGGGCCACGGCATGGCCGCCGTGGTCAAGCTGGCCCAGGACCGGGTCGAGGAGATCGTGGCCGAAGCCGTGAAACAGTCCGGCAAGGAGCTGCGCATCGCCAACTACAACACCCCGGCCCAGTTCGTCATCTCGGGCGAGGCCGAGGCCCTGGACGCGGCCGAGGCGCTGGTCAAGGAAGCCAAGGGGCGGGCCATCCGGCTGGCCGTGTCCGGGGCGTTCCACTCCCCGCTCATCCGGGAGGCCGCCGACGAGTTCGCCGCCTTCCTCGACACGCTTGACTGGAGGGCCCCCGCCTTCCCGGTCTTCCACAACGCCACGGCCCTGCCCGAGCCCGACGCGGCCTCGATCAAGTCCGTCATGCAACGCCAGATGACTTCCTCGGTCCTGTGGACCCAGACCATCCGGGCCATGTGGTCTGCCGGGGTCCGCGAATTCATCGAGGTCGGCCCCAAGGGCGTGCTCTTCAAGATGCTCAAGGCCAACCTCGGCTCCGAAGAGGAGCAGTGGACCGGCCTGAACGTCGGCAACCTCCAACAGGCCGGGGAGCTGTAG